From bacterium, one genomic window encodes:
- the rfaE2 gene encoding D-glycero-beta-D-manno-heptose 1-phosphate adenylyltransferase has product MDKFNRIAELKDEGKRIVFTNGCFDIIHRGHIEYLKKAKALGDILVIGLNSDASVCRIKGETRPIVPQEDRKLILESLRFVDVVIIFDEDTPEKLINKIKPDVLVKGADWKIDDIVGSKLIIDNGGEVVTIDFVEGKSTTSIIERILRTKK; this is encoded by the coding sequence ATGGATAAATTTAATCGTATAGCCGAACTCAAAGACGAAGGCAAGAGGATAGTCTTCACCAATGGCTGTTTTGATATTATTCATAGAGGACATATAGAGTATCTAAAGAAAGCAAAAGCCCTCGGTGATATTCTTGTTATTGGGCTGAACTCCGATGCGAGTGTTTGTCGGATAAAGGGCGAAACACGCCCTATAGTTCCGCAGGAAGATAGAAAGCTTATCTTAGAATCACTCCGTTTTGTCGATGTAGTAATTATCTTCGACGAAGACACCCCAGAAAAACTCATAAACAAAATCAAACCCGATGTTTTGGTCAAGGGTGCTGATTGGAAGATAGATGATATTGTCGGATCGAAATTGATTATCGACAATGGAGGAGAGGTTGTTACGATAGACTTCGTGGAGGGCAAAAGCACCACCTCTATTATCGAGAGGATATTACGCACAAAGAAATGA
- a CDS encoding HD domain-containing protein, translating to MMEKSLKDFAKDEFFAGHFALRLCNKRLKSNGEPYLLLEIGDASGRLPAVYWGADSKEVFDEIGDSQVVFVKGVVNEYRDKLQVTINEIRPALPEELDSTTLLPKGEFDFEELERRLSAKIESISDKWLSALIRYIFDDDKTKKKYLETPAGKLWHGAYIGGLAEHSINVAILCETTAGFFPICRRDLVVAGALLHDIGKIEELSSDAYFDYTIPGRLIGHIVIGNQRILEAISKIEGFPQALSDELSHMILSHHGSPEMGSPVAPMTIEACILHHSDLLEAQANAYKHIIKRDLQNPGELSKWVKPLGGFLYIDQYRDENGKE from the coding sequence ATGATGGAAAAGAGTCTTAAAGATTTCGCCAAGGATGAATTCTTTGCTGGCCATTTCGCTTTGAGGTTGTGTAATAAGCGCTTAAAGAGTAACGGCGAGCCTTATCTTTTATTAGAGATAGGCGATGCCTCTGGAAGGCTTCCTGCAGTTTACTGGGGAGCCGATTCCAAGGAAGTTTTTGATGAGATTGGCGATTCGCAAGTTGTTTTTGTCAAAGGTGTAGTCAATGAATATCGAGATAAGCTTCAAGTAACGATTAATGAAATTAGACCAGCCTTACCTGAAGAACTCGATAGCACAACCCTGCTTCCAAAAGGAGAATTTGATTTTGAAGAGCTCGAGAGGAGGCTCTCGGCCAAAATAGAATCCATTTCCGATAAATGGCTTTCAGCCCTTATCCGTTACATTTTTGACGACGATAAAACGAAGAAAAAATATCTCGAAACGCCTGCTGGGAAGCTATGGCATGGCGCATATATCGGCGGTCTTGCAGAGCATTCCATTAATGTTGCCATATTGTGCGAAACTACGGCAGGGTTTTTCCCTATATGCCGGAGAGACCTTGTTGTCGCTGGAGCATTGTTGCATGACATCGGCAAGATCGAAGAGTTATCCTCAGATGCATACTTTGATTATACTATTCCCGGGAGGCTTATCGGGCACATCGTTATTGGAAATCAGCGAATTTTGGAAGCTATTTCCAAAATTGAAGGCTTTCCTCAAGCTCTCTCCGACGAGTTGTCGCACATGATACTCTCGCACCATGGCTCGCCAGAAATGGGTTCACCGGTTGCCCCAATGACAATCGAGGCCTGTATTCTTCATCATTCAGACCTGCTTGAAGCGCAGGCCAACGCATATAAACATATTATAAAGCGTGACTTGCAGAATCCGGGGGAGTTGTCAAAGTGGGTGAAGCCATTAGGGGGGTTCCTATATATCGACCAATACCGCGATGAAAACGGCAAGGAGTGA
- a CDS encoding T9SS type A sorting domain-containing protein, which translates to MKKILLLSLIIIVPVFAQNWTMRFTIEAMDSAIFLRSFGVADGASNGYDILNDIPAFVSPDDTTVFFPVTGTFVTALSTDIRNSRVSSHIWDVRFQNMPFSTVTWFTDSLPLEGVFEIAPYHPDSTPSHWVDMRVASATAVPSGFQAAIKWSIPMGEDTIPPYVAAWSPADGSTGNLRETNIYCEVFDDGSGVDEGTIELIVNGMGVTWLSTIDTIAGGFSLSYDPFTDFGWGEEVQVILNAFDLETPVNSIADTIVWWTIMDSLAHTVTGTVGTGDPFVPIEGAEISLAEKFDTTNSAGYFHIDSISDGFYNLRVSAEGYSTNTTFINIVSDTVLHIVLEETPPPEVLLIDYDSGIHPFIDGGDTLGEDDVIAELLTNNDYSYIRTEQNPDIAAYRLDEYKYVVLITPVRTDGSRVIIPDGDLDLLASWLEDDGRLLWIAPDAGPDYAGGSASSGAFYDLFGAIYESDGRSAEPTGNVATLSGEPEWFFLSVDADYCLNSPADNYIDEFSPADDSTYIALASQDSEPEPILATGRVMFRDLPRYRTVLSSILFGGIDDGFFPNNKSSIFRACMDFLSNEYGVDEAITRPKTQELVAYPNPFNSAVTINGLSEGGSAEIYDLSGRLIERIDRTEINTLWNPELKTSSGIYLIKEIGSNRTVRVLLIR; encoded by the coding sequence ATGAAAAAAATACTCTTGCTTTCTTTAATTATCATTGTCCCAGTATTTGCACAAAACTGGACAATGCGATTCACCATAGAGGCGATGGATTCAGCGATTTTCCTTCGTAGCTTTGGTGTCGCCGATGGCGCGTCCAACGGTTACGACATACTCAACGACATTCCCGCCTTTGTTTCGCCAGACGATACTACGGTTTTTTTCCCGGTTACCGGGACCTTTGTCACTGCATTGTCCACAGATATACGCAATTCGCGAGTTTCATCTCATATATGGGATGTTAGATTTCAGAATATGCCCTTTTCCACAGTTACATGGTTCACCGATTCCCTGCCGCTTGAAGGCGTTTTCGAGATAGCCCCATATCATCCTGATTCCACGCCATCGCATTGGGTGGATATGAGAGTGGCCAGCGCGACTGCTGTGCCATCAGGTTTTCAAGCTGCTATAAAATGGTCTATACCGATGGGGGAGGATACAATCCCGCCTTATGTGGCTGCATGGTCTCCAGCCGATGGAAGCACCGGTAACCTGCGCGAAACGAATATCTATTGCGAGGTTTTCGATGATGGTTCTGGTGTCGATGAAGGCACTATAGAGCTTATTGTTAATGGAATGGGCGTAACATGGCTTTCAACTATAGACACTATTGCGGGTGGATTTTCGCTTAGCTACGACCCTTTTACGGATTTCGGATGGGGAGAAGAGGTTCAGGTTATCCTAAATGCATTCGACCTAGAAACACCCGTAAATTCTATCGCTGACACCATAGTTTGGTGGACAATAATGGACAGTCTAGCCCATACTGTTACAGGCACTGTCGGCACAGGTGACCCATTCGTGCCCATAGAGGGTGCAGAGATTTCATTGGCGGAAAAATTCGATACAACTAATTCAGCAGGATACTTTCACATAGATAGCATCTCCGATGGCTTTTACAATCTTAGAGTATCAGCAGAGGGATATTCGACTAACACAACCTTTATTAATATTGTTTCAGATACAGTTTTGCATATAGTCCTCGAGGAGACACCACCTCCAGAGGTTCTCCTTATAGATTACGATTCGGGAATACACCCCTTTATCGATGGCGGGGATACACTAGGCGAAGATGATGTTATCGCGGAACTGCTTACAAACAATGACTATTCCTATATTCGCACCGAACAGAATCCGGATATTGCTGCTTACCGTCTCGATGAATATAAATATGTAGTCCTGATAACACCTGTTAGAACGGATGGCTCTCGCGTGATCATCCCTGACGGCGATCTCGATCTTCTTGCATCGTGGCTCGAGGACGATGGCAGACTTCTCTGGATAGCCCCAGATGCAGGACCAGATTATGCCGGAGGAAGTGCCTCCTCGGGCGCATTTTACGACTTGTTTGGCGCTATTTATGAATCGGATGGTCGATCGGCTGAACCAACCGGCAATGTTGCCACTCTTTCCGGCGAGCCTGAATGGTTTTTCCTCTCTGTCGATGCAGATTATTGCCTTAACTCACCCGCTGATAATTACATAGATGAATTCTCACCTGCCGATGATAGCACATATATTGCACTCGCAAGTCAGGATTCAGAACCCGAGCCTATTTTGGCAACCGGCCGTGTCATGTTTCGTGATCTACCGCGTTATCGCACAGTGCTTTCGTCGATCCTCTTCGGTGGCATCGATGATGGTTTTTTCCCGAATAACAAATCCTCGATTTTCCGTGCCTGTATGGATTTTCTAAGCAATGAATATGGTGTCGATGAGGCTATCACTAGACCAAAAACCCAGGAACTCGTTGCGTATCCAAATCCCTTTAATTCTGCTGTTACAATTAACGGCCTGAGCGAAGGTGGAAGCGCTGAAATATACGATCTTTCAGGAAGATTGATCGAGCGTATTGATAGGACAGAAATTAATACTCTGTGGAATCCCGAGCTTAAGACATCTTCCGGCATATATCTGATAAAAGAAATAGGTTCAAATAGAACCGTAAGGGTTTTATTGATTAGATAA
- a CDS encoding DUF3795 domain-containing protein: MAAKIAACGLNCNECEAYIATKNNNTGEFAKIAEKWNQAYSGDICPENCICDGCMEGGRLSTAHANECSLRICAINKGVPTCAHCPDYMCDTMKQFISFAPELGKKLAIIHANI; the protein is encoded by the coding sequence ATGGCAGCAAAAATCGCCGCTTGTGGGCTAAATTGCAACGAATGTGAAGCATACATCGCTACAAAAAATAATAACACCGGGGAATTCGCCAAGATTGCCGAAAAATGGAATCAGGCATACAGCGGTGATATTTGTCCCGAAAATTGTATCTGCGATGGTTGCATGGAAGGCGGAAGGCTAAGCACAGCCCATGCAAACGAATGCTCGCTGCGTATTTGCGCGATAAATAAAGGCGTTCCGACCTGCGCCCATTGCCCCGATTACATGTGCGATACTATGAAACAATTTATCTCTTTTGCGCCAGAATTAGGCAAAAAATTGGCTATAATTCACGCTAATATATAG
- the thiE gene encoding thiamine phosphate synthase, whose amino-acid sequence MCGDQELIDIVTQAVLGGVTIVQLREKNLDNSHFVAIAKRLKKKLEQHRVPLIINDNIDVALEIGARGVHIGQQDMSLIQARKILKSDYIIGVSVSSVDEAILAEKHGADYIAVSPIWATPTKLDTPPQVGLEGVRKIRAVVKIPIVGIGNIKYNNAKQVIQAGCDGAAVVSAIMKADDPLMAAKKLIEVIHEEE is encoded by the coding sequence ATGTGTGGAGACCAAGAGCTTATAGACATTGTCACTCAGGCCGTTCTTGGCGGAGTAACGATAGTTCAGTTAAGGGAAAAAAACCTGGATAATTCCCATTTTGTAGCTATTGCAAAAAGACTAAAGAAAAAACTCGAACAACACCGAGTGCCTTTGATAATAAACGACAACATCGACGTAGCTCTCGAAATCGGTGCCCGTGGAGTGCATATCGGTCAACAAGATATGTCGCTAATTCAAGCACGCAAAATTCTGAAGAGTGATTATATTATCGGAGTATCCGTCAGTTCGGTGGATGAGGCCATTCTCGCGGAAAAGCATGGTGCTGATTACATAGCTGTAAGTCCAATATGGGCTACTCCTACAAAACTGGATACTCCACCCCAGGTCGGTTTGGAAGGTGTCCGTAAAATCAGGGCTGTGGTAAAAATTCCAATTGTAGGAATTGGGAATATTAAATATAATAATGCAAAACAGGTCATTCAGGCAGGTTGCGATGGCGCGGCGGTTGTTTCCGCTATAATGAAAGCAGACGATCCGCTCATGGCCGCTAAGAAATTAATCGAAGTTATACACGAGGAGGAATGA
- the thiM gene encoding hydroxyethylthiazole kinase codes for MKINWIKHVEANLEAVRQKKPLVHNITNFVVMNSSANILLAIGAQPVMAHAINEVEDMVSIANSLVLNIGTLSNELVEAMILAGKKANKLGVPVIFDPVGAGATRLRTEKSMEILREVKLAVIRGNASEINSIAGSDGARGVDSIHDVDKMVDFALDISQRYNCIIGISGKRDLITDGTRIVRVSNGNPIMTRVTGIGCGLTATVGAFIGANEDPLTAAVSAFGYYAIAGDLAFQETPYPGSFLAKFIDALSYIENKNLNKLKIDEI; via the coding sequence ATGAAAATAAACTGGATAAAGCATGTTGAAGCAAATTTGGAGGCCGTTCGCCAAAAAAAGCCCCTCGTTCATAATATTACAAATTTTGTTGTAATGAATTCTTCCGCTAATATACTCCTAGCCATTGGCGCACAACCGGTTATGGCACATGCGATAAACGAGGTCGAAGACATGGTCTCGATAGCAAATAGCTTGGTTCTCAATATTGGTACACTCAGTAACGAATTGGTCGAGGCTATGATTCTTGCGGGCAAAAAAGCCAATAAGCTCGGTGTTCCGGTGATTTTTGATCCTGTCGGTGCTGGAGCTACGCGTCTTAGAACGGAAAAATCAATGGAGATACTCCGAGAAGTAAAACTGGCAGTTATTCGTGGCAACGCCTCGGAAATAAATTCAATTGCAGGCTCGGATGGTGCCCGTGGAGTGGATTCCATCCACGATGTAGATAAAATGGTCGATTTTGCACTCGATATATCCCAGCGCTACAACTGCATAATCGGCATCTCCGGAAAGCGCGATTTAATAACAGACGGCACTCGAATTGTCCGGGTTTCAAACGGAAATCCAATAATGACAAGGGTAACTGGCATAGGCTGCGGACTCACCGCCACCGTAGGAGCTTTTATTGGAGCAAATGAAGACCCTCTCACTGCAGCAGTATCGGCCTTCGGTTATTATGCTATTGCCGGAGACCTAGCTTTTCAGGAAACTCCGTATCCGGGAAGCTTCCTTGCTAAATTCATAGATGCATTGAGTTATATCGAGAACAAAAACCTAAATAAATTGAAGATCGACGAGATATAA
- a CDS encoding patatin-like phospholipase family protein, producing MRPLYSILAGVFFLSCTIIIADDSPTEESVGKIEVSFSDPKDGRIWRHPSADKNDFTLVLSGGGARGLSQIGVLEVFEEHDLHPSAIVGVSMGAIIGGLYSAGYNTSQLNQIVHQIEWGDLIYDSPKRTKLFQTQRMATERFLVHLRFLNFRPYIPEGISAANRISSLLVLYCAAPNFAANGDFDRLQIPFRAVTTDLRSGKPLIFSEGDLAVALRASSAIPLFLSPLEIDSILLADGGLLYPIPVEIAKVLSSAKIIAVDATADLNYSRALDNALYILDQTTNIMAEDKKKYERKLADILIEPDLGSQGSYDFDNIDSIIEIGKKAAETKLEDIKEILEYKDNNITIYTISSIDNGDLIGLISGNKISISTLKNKLNELYSQGIYKDVAIDYAVSHDTMNLQVHVELNPPLHGIKMVGVESFDVDTFISKFVIDTTQPANHREIDSLLSSIEDFYKSKGFDLSHIYFAAVDAGTLGIIFEEGLIEDIRIEGNNRTKDWVIRSFSDLEIGKKYQNRLLENTMSNIHATNLFESIIPRLERGDSGVVVLLELAEKPFLGIRLGARYDILNGVEGAVEIGDDNLFGIAWRLNFGINGGSRRWNIYSKIETDRIWRSFIAGNTTVFAKGTKYDLWQADTISETYDIYLYGIKLSLGQQIKRFGTLFLEIGSEYVVFGPEKSNHKEYPLNRFAIRSIVDTFDDRQFPRHGKYHESYFMISKDILGGEYSFSKSYASFQSYWTWTEALTFHPYVMGGYMSGGPPFFEQFELGQDVAFWGLRGDERRGNSFFKMGFNFRVNPMDPVYIFSGVTSGRTWQKDDKLELKETIWGWGAGWGIATPLGPLQLSWGTNTEKLQQINFSFGYNYD from the coding sequence TTGAGGCCATTATATTCCATACTAGCTGGAGTTTTTTTTCTTTCTTGCACGATAATAATAGCTGATGATTCCCCGACTGAAGAATCAGTTGGAAAAATCGAGGTTTCTTTTTCCGATCCAAAAGATGGTCGCATATGGAGACATCCATCCGCAGATAAGAATGATTTTACACTTGTTCTCTCTGGTGGAGGCGCTCGAGGGCTATCCCAAATTGGTGTTTTAGAAGTTTTCGAGGAGCACGATTTGCATCCGAGTGCTATTGTTGGTGTAAGTATGGGAGCGATAATCGGTGGTCTATATTCGGCAGGTTATAACACATCACAGCTAAACCAAATTGTTCATCAGATCGAATGGGGCGATTTGATCTACGATTCTCCTAAACGAACAAAGCTTTTCCAGACTCAGAGAATGGCAACTGAACGCTTTCTAGTTCATCTTAGGTTTTTGAATTTTAGACCATATATTCCAGAGGGCATCAGCGCTGCAAATAGAATATCAAGTTTACTTGTGCTATATTGTGCCGCCCCTAATTTCGCTGCCAATGGCGATTTTGACAGGCTACAAATTCCCTTTAGGGCTGTAACAACCGATCTTCGTTCTGGAAAACCATTAATTTTTTCAGAAGGAGATCTTGCTGTCGCATTGCGCGCAAGCTCGGCTATACCTTTATTTCTTTCCCCTCTCGAGATAGATTCGATTCTTCTGGCCGATGGCGGGTTATTATATCCCATACCTGTAGAAATTGCCAAAGTTTTAAGTAGCGCAAAAATCATCGCTGTAGACGCAACGGCAGATTTAAACTATTCAAGGGCTTTAGATAATGCGCTCTATATTTTAGACCAAACCACCAATATCATGGCTGAGGATAAAAAAAAGTATGAGAGAAAACTCGCCGATATACTTATTGAACCCGATCTCGGTTCACAAGGTAGTTATGATTTCGACAATATCGATTCAATAATTGAAATTGGTAAAAAGGCTGCTGAAACTAAATTGGAAGATATAAAAGAAATCCTCGAATACAAAGATAATAATATCACAATATATACAATCTCTTCAATTGATAATGGTGATTTGATTGGTTTAATTTCAGGCAATAAAATATCGATCTCTACACTAAAGAACAAACTAAACGAGTTATACTCTCAGGGTATTTATAAGGATGTTGCAATAGATTACGCAGTTAGTCATGACACTATGAATTTGCAGGTTCATGTGGAACTAAATCCGCCATTACACGGTATAAAAATGGTCGGAGTAGAATCATTCGATGTTGATACTTTTATTTCAAAATTTGTAATAGATACAACGCAACCGGCTAATCATCGGGAAATCGATTCTCTTCTTTCCTCGATAGAGGATTTTTATAAATCGAAGGGATTCGACCTCTCCCATATTTATTTCGCAGCTGTAGATGCTGGAACCCTCGGCATAATTTTTGAAGAAGGTCTAATCGAAGATATCAGAATTGAAGGGAATAACCGAACAAAAGATTGGGTGATTAGAAGTTTTTCAGACCTTGAAATAGGCAAAAAATATCAAAATCGATTACTTGAAAACACGATGTCGAATATTCATGCGACCAATCTTTTCGAGTCAATTATTCCTAGACTAGAAAGGGGCGATAGCGGCGTTGTTGTTTTATTAGAGTTAGCTGAAAAACCCTTCTTAGGGATAAGATTAGGTGCGCGGTATGATATTTTAAATGGAGTTGAGGGAGCCGTCGAAATAGGAGATGATAATCTTTTTGGAATTGCATGGAGACTGAATTTTGGTATTAATGGTGGTTCGCGTCGTTGGAACATCTATTCTAAAATTGAAACTGATAGAATATGGCGTTCATTTATAGCAGGAAACACAACTGTTTTTGCCAAAGGAACGAAATACGATTTATGGCAAGCCGATACGATTTCTGAGACCTACGATATATATTTATATGGCATTAAACTATCTCTGGGACAGCAAATTAAAAGATTTGGGACGCTTTTTTTGGAGATTGGATCTGAATATGTAGTATTTGGACCGGAAAAAAGCAACCATAAAGAGTATCCACTTAATAGATTTGCTATTCGCTCAATTGTGGACACCTTCGACGACAGGCAATTCCCCAGACATGGCAAATACCACGAGAGTTATTTCATGATCAGCAAGGACATCCTCGGCGGTGAATACTCCTTTTCTAAATCATACGCCAGTTTTCAGAGCTATTGGACATGGACGGAAGCGCTTACATTTCACCCCTATGTCATGGGCGGCTATATGTCGGGAGGACCTCCATTTTTCGAGCAGTTTGAACTGGGACAAGACGTAGCTTTTTGGGGCTTACGTGGCGATGAACGAAGAGGTAACTCGTTTTTCAAAATGGGATTCAATTTTAGAGTTAACCCGATGGACCCAGTTTATATTTTTTCAGGAGTGACCTCTGGCCGAACATGGCAAAAAGATGATAAATTAGAATTAAAAGAAACTATTTGGGGTTGGGGTGCTGGTTGGGGAATAGCGACTCCACTTGGCCCTTTACAGCTTTCATGGGGAACCAATACAGAAAAGCTCCAACAGATTAACTTCTCATTTGGATATAATTACGATTAG
- a CDS encoding HEAT repeat domain-containing protein has translation MKNHIITFFILLTAISSIIAKPSENKLKHSFMVLISQKQSEPEKVEEALSKLIDGGETTVRFMICYFDREYPPIRDAIEQVIIIIGKEALEPLTEVLAHPNETESSFAAYLLGEIGSKSSGVPLILAAQSQSSKLRYSALGALGNCADINALPVLIDALDDDLPSIRRQAAISLGEIGSNRAVESLIPLFSDSNVFVRYSASYAIANIGDNSVIDILMRRFESDSIDIIEKSHIIETIGMFASEESLPLLFDLLEDPSYLNRGFACQALGYYRGNYKVANALKQSQTDASGFVRMMAGKSLANIGNR, from the coding sequence ATGAAAAATCATATTATTACATTTTTTATACTCCTAACCGCTATTTCGTCAATTATTGCGAAACCTAGTGAAAATAAACTCAAGCATAGTTTCATGGTTTTGATATCTCAAAAACAAAGTGAACCCGAAAAGGTAGAAGAGGCATTATCTAAACTTATCGATGGTGGAGAAACAACTGTTAGGTTTATGATATGCTATTTCGATAGAGAGTATCCCCCTATTCGAGATGCTATTGAGCAAGTAATCATCATTATTGGAAAAGAGGCACTCGAACCGCTTACCGAAGTTCTCGCTCATCCTAACGAGACTGAATCTTCATTCGCAGCTTACTTACTTGGTGAAATCGGCTCCAAATCTTCCGGCGTCCCTCTGATCTTAGCGGCTCAATCTCAAAGCAGTAAACTAAGGTATTCTGCGCTAGGAGCCCTAGGGAACTGTGCTGATATTAATGCACTGCCCGTTTTAATAGATGCATTAGATGATGATCTGCCTTCAATTAGAAGGCAGGCTGCTATCAGTCTTGGTGAAATCGGCTCAAATCGTGCTGTTGAATCTCTTATTCCCCTTTTTAGTGATTCAAATGTTTTCGTCAGATATTCGGCTTCTTATGCCATTGCTAATATCGGAGATAATTCCGTTATAGATATTTTAATGAGGAGATTTGAAAGCGATTCGATAGATATTATCGAAAAATCCCATATTATTGAAACAATCGGTATGTTCGCATCCGAAGAGTCACTTCCACTTCTATTTGATTTGTTGGAAGATCCTTCCTATTTAAACAGAGGCTTCGCCTGTCAAGCTTTAGGGTATTATCGTGGAAATTATAAGGTAGCAAACGCACTTAAGCAAAGCCAAACGGATGCCTCCGGTTTTGTCCGAATGATGGCTGGGAAATCGCTTGCCAACATTGGAAATCGTTAG
- a CDS encoding SDR family oxidoreductase, protein MIEAAGAFAGQHIFITGATGGIGSIIAARLAREACKITAIGYNEQRLSDLKEYVESIGGQCAVIKADLSNQTEGDSFIEEAMDKFGKIDTAFLLAGSFTFYPVCELESRIINQDVTLNLISPIILASSLFKEMAPRGEGRITIVSSLAGIVPLPYLSVYNSAKSGLVMFCRSAAPEFSEKGISLTCIVPGAVDTHFISKYRPSFEAAGWHIDSAQNVAEEILRATALGKKLVFTGGFERIGAKISPLFPEFTERIMGYAKNKFNSIIANSE, encoded by the coding sequence GTGATCGAAGCCGCTGGCGCTTTTGCAGGACAACATATATTTATCACCGGGGCTACCGGTGGCATAGGATCGATAATTGCTGCAAGATTGGCTCGAGAAGCCTGCAAAATCACGGCTATCGGTTATAACGAACAAAGATTGAGCGATTTGAAAGAATATGTCGAATCCATCGGAGGACAGTGTGCTGTGATCAAAGCCGATCTATCCAACCAAACTGAGGGAGACAGCTTTATTGAAGAGGCGATGGATAAATTTGGAAAGATCGATACGGCTTTTTTATTAGCTGGTTCATTTACATTTTATCCTGTTTGTGAACTAGAATCGAGAATTATAAACCAAGATGTTACTCTCAATTTGATTTCGCCAATTATACTCGCAAGTTCTTTATTCAAAGAAATGGCACCCAGAGGCGAAGGGAGAATAACTATAGTATCGAGCCTTGCTGGCATTGTGCCTTTGCCGTATCTCTCAGTATATAATTCTGCCAAATCTGGACTTGTTATGTTCTGCCGTTCAGCTGCTCCAGAGTTCTCTGAAAAAGGTATCTCCTTAACTTGTATTGTTCCCGGTGCAGTTGACACTCATTTTATTTCGAAATACAGACCTTCATTTGAGGCAGCAGGTTGGCATATTGATTCAGCTCAAAATGTAGCGGAAGAAATTTTACGAGCTACGGCTCTGGGCAAAAAACTCGTTTTCACGGGAGGGTTCGAGCGAATTGGAGCAAAGATATCTCCCTTATTCCCTGAGTTTACAGAGAGAATAATGGGATATGCTAAAAATAAGTTTAACTCGATCATAGCAAATTCAGAATAA
- a CDS encoding FAD:protein FMN transferase has product MEFENKRSSPRMTFAVVLIIVLVAFAVYFSGGYHGFSKPTYQTRTRVMFDTLIRIELEGDKGLDYPQIFHAIWEELELWEKEVDAYDMNSYLFAANASDCDIIVPSRLSKSIHEGFDAIIATGGHFDIRLGELTALWDFSGEGKIPNDKEISAAIERVHYPIKLRGDTLIKTDFFPKLDLGGLAKGYALDMIYSFLDTIEGIDRMILDLGGNIRVKSKKNDNFTIGIQSPVGGNIISAKFRLKSGWACATTGDYQRYFVKNGVHYHHILDPKDGKPARGCSGVTIIADKGLTADIYSTALFVMGPEYGMEFLKSNPQLEAIFLDSTGTVIAGNLKVEE; this is encoded by the coding sequence ATGGAATTTGAAAATAAAAGATCTTCGCCGAGGATGACATTCGCAGTTGTGCTTATTATTGTTCTTGTCGCTTTTGCTGTTTATTTCAGTGGTGGATACCACGGTTTTTCCAAACCAACATATCAGACACGAACACGAGTTATGTTCGATACACTCATAAGGATAGAACTCGAGGGCGATAAAGGTCTCGATTATCCACAAATCTTCCACGCAATCTGGGAAGAACTCGAATTATGGGAAAAGGAAGTAGATGCTTATGATATGAATTCATATCTTTTTGCAGCCAATGCTTCCGATTGTGATATTATTGTCCCTTCGAGGCTGAGCAAAAGCATTCACGAGGGATTCGACGCGATAATTGCAACAGGTGGGCATTTCGATATTCGTCTGGGCGAGTTGACCGCATTATGGGACTTTTCAGGCGAAGGAAAAATCCCGAACGATAAAGAGATTTCAGCTGCAATAGAAAGAGTGCATTACCCTATTAAGCTCAGGGGAGATACTCTTATTAAAACAGACTTCTTCCCAAAACTCGACCTTGGCGGGCTAGCAAAAGGTTATGCCTTAGATATGATTTATTCATTTCTCGATACTATAGAGGGAATAGATAGGATGATCCTGGACCTCGGAGGAAATATTCGAGTCAAATCTAAAAAAAATGATAATTTCACTATCGGCATTCAAAGCCCTGTAGGGGGAAATATAATTTCCGCTAAATTTAGGCTTAAATCCGGATGGGCGTGCGCTACAACAGGCGACTATCAGAGATATTTCGTTAAGAATGGAGTGCATTACCATCACATTTTGGACCCCAAGGATGGAAAACCGGCAAGGGGATGTTCCGGTGTCACGATTATCGCAGACAAAGGCCTTACGGCGGATATCTATTCGACCGCACTATTCGTTATGGGACCAGAATACGGGATGGAATTTCTAAAAAGCAATCCTCAACTCGAGGCTATTTTTCTTGATTCCACGGGCACGGTTATTGCTGGAAATTTGAAGGTCGAAGAATAA